Proteins encoded within one genomic window of Nonomuraea gerenzanensis:
- a CDS encoding DUF1702 family protein, whose translation MLRSLRKRILTPHIRETTLERRGFPVKNAAAKELLETVGESFLAGYAHAVESGSLAEAEQRLEQVPARFKGFAYEGAGMGFAVLDCLAFSDLRRTRRFLSGAGDRHNYMIYVGIGWAMARLPRFLWPSSRRLDPLLLWLVHDGYGFHQAYFHTRRYVHEQYREPRFSWPAGYESYASRAVDQGIGRALWFVGGTDVDRVTALIDGFPAARRPDLYAGTGLAATYAGGAPESELRELRRRAGDHAPQLAQGSAFAAEARIRADLLCPHNELAAHVLCGTSALRAATLCRETRPGSQELAAQTPGAPPAYETWRARIADSLHSLGGVTP comes from the coding sequence GTGTTGCGGTCACTGAGGAAGAGAATTCTGACGCCCCACATCCGGGAGACCACGCTCGAAAGACGCGGTTTCCCGGTGAAGAACGCGGCGGCCAAAGAATTGCTGGAGACCGTCGGCGAGAGCTTTCTCGCCGGCTACGCCCACGCGGTGGAGTCGGGCAGCCTCGCCGAGGCCGAGCAGCGGCTGGAGCAGGTGCCGGCCAGGTTCAAGGGCTTCGCCTACGAGGGCGCGGGCATGGGCTTCGCCGTCCTGGACTGCCTGGCCTTCTCCGACCTGCGCAGGACCCGCCGGTTCCTGAGCGGCGCGGGCGACAGGCACAACTACATGATCTACGTCGGGATCGGGTGGGCCATGGCGCGGCTGCCCCGCTTCCTGTGGCCGTCGAGCCGCCGGCTCGACCCGCTGCTGCTGTGGCTCGTGCACGACGGCTACGGCTTCCACCAGGCCTACTTCCACACCCGGCGCTACGTGCACGAGCAGTACCGGGAGCCACGCTTCTCCTGGCCCGCCGGCTACGAGAGCTACGCGTCCCGGGCCGTGGACCAGGGCATCGGCCGCGCCCTGTGGTTCGTCGGCGGCACGGACGTGGACCGGGTCACCGCCCTGATCGACGGCTTCCCCGCGGCCCGCAGGCCCGACCTGTACGCGGGGACGGGCCTGGCCGCCACCTACGCCGGCGGCGCCCCCGAGTCCGAGCTGCGCGAGCTGCGCAGGCGGGCCGGTGACCACGCGCCCCAGCTCGCCCAGGGCAGCGCCTTCGCCGCCGAGGCCAGGATCCGCGCCGACCTGCTGTGCCCGCACAACGAGCTGGCCGCGCACGTGCTGTGCGGCACGAGCGCGCTGCGGGCGGCCACGCTGTGCCGGGAGACGCGGCCCGGCTCCCAGGAGCTGGCCGCCCAGACGCCCGGCGCCCCGCCCGCGTACGAGACGTGGCGCGCGCGCATCGCCGACAGTCTTCACTCCCTTGGAGGTGTTACCCCGTGA
- a CDS encoding DUF1702 family protein, translating into MSTLLGSLRRLVLAPSLEEVSFAGRGFPGTPTAATARLEAIPQAVVCGFEWGIDARDQGEVERRLALVDPELRGFAYEGATMAFTVRDVMPGGGAHRTRDLLLGPGQPHIFLAYIGIGFAMARLPRPLWKKVLPDLAGTPYHPTMSWLAVDGYGFDLAYFHTRTWVREQRVPEPYPWLGEPGYFPRAVDQGIGRALWFIHGARTGEVSAAVRAFAAHRQPDLWSGVGLAATFAGGCDGAALDALCAEAGEHRAHLAQGSVFAVKARHYAGFLPAHSEAAGAVLTGLSVADTVALADGTAGDDYEIWRGRIRAHFSTEKAGR; encoded by the coding sequence GGCCCCCTCCCTGGAGGAGGTGAGCTTCGCCGGGCGCGGCTTCCCCGGCACGCCCACGGCGGCGACGGCCCGCCTGGAGGCGATCCCCCAGGCCGTGGTGTGCGGCTTCGAGTGGGGGATCGACGCGCGTGACCAGGGGGAGGTGGAGCGCAGGCTCGCCCTGGTCGACCCGGAGTTGCGCGGCTTCGCCTACGAGGGCGCGACGATGGCGTTCACCGTACGCGACGTCATGCCGGGCGGAGGCGCGCACCGCACCCGTGACCTGCTGCTCGGCCCCGGGCAGCCGCACATCTTCCTGGCCTACATCGGCATCGGCTTCGCCATGGCCCGGCTGCCCAGGCCGCTGTGGAAGAAGGTGCTGCCCGACCTGGCCGGCACGCCGTACCACCCCACGATGAGCTGGCTGGCCGTCGACGGTTACGGCTTCGACCTGGCCTACTTCCACACCCGGACGTGGGTGCGGGAGCAGCGGGTGCCGGAGCCGTACCCGTGGCTGGGCGAGCCCGGCTACTTCCCGCGCGCCGTGGACCAGGGCATCGGCCGCGCGCTGTGGTTCATCCACGGCGCGCGGACCGGCGAGGTTTCGGCGGCGGTGCGTGCCTTCGCCGCGCACCGGCAGCCCGACCTGTGGAGCGGCGTCGGCCTGGCCGCGACGTTCGCGGGCGGCTGCGACGGCGCGGCGCTGGACGCGCTGTGCGCGGAGGCGGGCGAGCACCGGGCGCACCTGGCGCAGGGATCGGTGTTCGCGGTGAAGGCGCGCCATTACGCGGGATTCCTGCCCGCGCACAGCGAAGCGGCGGGTGCGGTGCTCACCGGCCTTTCCGTGGCCGATACCGTCGCGCTCGCCGACGGCACCGCCGGCGACGATTACGAAATCTGGCGCGGCCGTATCCGCGCGCATTTCTCCACGGAGAAAGCCGGCCGCTGA